One genomic window of Pungitius pungitius chromosome 11, fPunPun2.1, whole genome shotgun sequence includes the following:
- the tubb5 gene encoding tubulin beta-5 chain, whose translation MREIVHIQAGQCGNQIGAKFWEVISDEHGIDPTGTYHGDSDLQLDRISVYYNEATGGKYVPRAILVDLEPGTMDSVRSGPFGQIFRPDNFVFGQSGAGNNWAKGHYTEGAELVDSVLDVVRKESESCDCLQGFQLTHSLGGGTGSGMGTLLISKIREEYPDRIMNTFSVVPSPKVSDTVVEPYNATLSVHQLVENTDETYCIDNEALYDICFRTLKLTTPTYGDLNHLVSATMSGVTTCLRFPGQLNADLRKLAVNMVPFPRLHFFMPGFAPLTSRGSQQYRALTVPELTQQVFDAKNMMAACDPRHGRYLTVAAVFRGRMSMKEVDEQMLNVQNKNSSYFVEWIPNNVKTAVCDIPPRGLKMAVTFIGNSTAIQELFKRISEQFTAMFRRKAFLHWYTGEGMDEMEFTEAESNMNDLVSEYQQYQDATAEEEGEFEEEAEDDA comes from the exons ATGAGGGAAATCGTTCACATCCAGGCCGGCCAGTGCGGTAACCAGATTGGAGCCAAG TTCTGGGAAGTCATCAGCGATGAACATGGCATCGACCCCACAGGGACTTACCACGGAGACAGTGACCTGCAGCTGGACAGGATCAGTGTCTACTACAATGAGGCCACTG GTGGCAAATATGTGCCTCGAGCCATTCTGGTAGACTTGGAACCTGGCACCATGGACTCTGTGAGGTCTGGACCCTTTGGGCAGATCTTCAGGCCTGACAATTTTGTATTTG gtcaGAGCGGTGCTGGAAACAACTGGGCCAAAGGTCACTACACAGAGGGAGCCGAGTTGGTGGACTCAGTCCTAGATGTGGTCCGCAAAGAGTCAGAGAGCTGTGACTGCCTGCAGGGCTTCCAGCTCACCCACTCTCTTGGTGGAGGAACCGGGTCCGGCATGGGAACCCTGCTCATCAGCAAGATTCGTGAGGAGTACCCTGACCGTATCATGAACACCTTCAGTGTGGTGCCTTCGCCCAAG GTTTCAGACACGGTGGTTGAGCCCTACAATGCCACCCTCTCAGTCCACCAGCTTGTAGAGAACACAGATGAAACATACTGCATTGACAATGAGGCCCTGTACGACATCTGCTTCCGTACTCTGAAACTGACCACACCCACCTACGGAGACCTTAACCACCTGGTGTCGGCCACCATGAGTGGGGTCACCACCTGCCTGCGCTTCCCCGGGCAGCTCAATGCTGATCTTCGCAAACTTGCGGTCAACATGGTGCCTTTCCCCCGTTTGCACTTCTTCATGCCTGGCTTTGCCCCCCTGACCAGCCGAGGCAGTCAGCAGTACAGAGCCCTCACAGTTCCCGAGCTCACCCAGCAGGTGTTCGATGCCAAGAATATGATGGCCGCATGCGACCCACGCCACGGACGCTACCTGACCGTTGCCGCCGTGTTCCGTGGACGCATGTCCATGAAGGAAGTCGACGAGCAGATGCTGAACGTCCAGAACAAGAACAGCAGCTACTTCGTCGAATGGATTCCCAACAACGTGAAGACCGCCGTCTGTGACATTCCACCCCGTGGCCTCAAGATGGCCGTCACTTTTATTGGCAACAGCACAGCCATCCAGGAGCTGTTCAAGCGTATCTCAGAGCAGTTCACAGCCATGTTCCGCCGTAAGGCCTTCTTGCATTGGTACACAGGTGAAGGTATGGATGAGATGGAGTTCACCGAAGCAGAGAGCAACATGAATGATCTGGTGTCGGAGTATCAGCAGTACCAGGATGCCACTGCTGAGGAAGAGGGTGAATttgaggaggaggctgaagatGACGCTTAA